From the Anaeromyxobacter dehalogenans 2CP-1 genome, the window GCAGCGCCGCGCCGTCGCCCTCCCACGCCTGCCCGTGCATGCACGCGAGCCTCGTGGGCCGGCGCGCTGCGAGCTTCTCGATGAGCGGCGCAAGGTGGCGCGTCCCGCTGAAGTAGTCGAGCCCGCGCCGGAGCGCCTCGCTCGGCGCGAGGATGTCGCCGGTGGTCACGGCGGGTCCGTCGGCGCGGCCGGGCTGCGTGAAGAGGTCCCCGCACAGGAGCGTCCCGGTGCTCCGCTCGAACAGGTACCCGCACTCCCAGCCGTGCGGGAGGTGCGGCGTGTCGATCCAGGTCACCTCGTGGCTCCCGAGCCGGAGCGCCTCGCCGTCGGCCAGCGGCCGGGGCGGCCGATCGGCGACGTCGGCGATGGAGACCATCGCGGCGATCTGCCCGCACAGCGGCGCCGCCTGCGGCGCGGCCGCCAGCCACTCGTTCAGCGACCCGCACTCGTCCGCCTCGTAGTGCGAGAAGCCGATCCAGCGGAGCCCCTCGACCGGCGCCACCGCGGCGACCGCCTCGCGCACCAGCGGGAACAGCCGCCTCGGCCCGGTGTGGAACAGGAGCGGCTGCTCGTCGACCACGAGGTACTGGTTGAAGCTGAAGCCGCCCGGCATGGCGGCCGGCGGGATCGGGGTGGAGATGCGGAAGATGCCGGCGGCGACCTCGTCGACGCGCGTTCCGGAGCCGGTGTTCGTGATCATGTGGGGTCCCTCTCTCGATGCGCCCGCGAGAGCCGGGCGCCTTCACCTCTCGGAGGTGGCGCGGCCGCGTCCGCCGTTACGCCGCCTCTGAAGGGGCGGCGGGGGCGCACCGGGCACCGCGCGGTTATGCGCTGCTCCATGCGCTGGGCAGGGACGGTGGAAGCGCCGGCCGATGCGGCGGACGGAGCGCTGGCGCGGCGCGCCGCCTGCGGGGATCGTGCGGCCGAGGAGGCGCTGTGCCGGCGCTTCCGCCCGCGGATCCACCTGTACGGCCTCCGTCACCTGCGCGACGACGCCGCCGCGGCCGACCTGGCGCAGGACGTGCTCCTGGCGGTGATCGCGCGCCTCCGCGCCGGCGCGGTGCGCGAGCCGGACCACCTCGCGTCGTTCGTGCTCTCGACCTGCCGCCAGCTCGCCGGGAGCGCCGTCCGGAGCGAGCGCCGCCGCGAGGCGCTCCTCGCCGCCGAGCCCCTCCCCGCGCCGCACGACCCGCCGGCCGACCCGCTCCCGCGCGATCGCCTCGCGCGCTGCCTCCAGGCGCTCGCCGCCCGGGAGCGGGCCGTCGTGGTCGCGACGTTCTACGCGGAGCAGCCCGCCGAGGCGATCTCGCGCGACCACGCGCTCAGCGCGGGTCACGTCCGCGTCCTGCGCCACCGCGCGCTGCGCCGCCTGCGCACCTGCCTCGGCCTGGAGGAGGCCGCCGGATGAGCCCCGGACCTCGCTGCCCGAGCTGGGACGACCTCGCGGACTGGTGGGCCGGCGACCTCGCGCCCGCGGACCGGGACGCGATCGAGGAACACCTGCTCGCCTGCGAGGCGTGCGCCGGCCGGGCGGGACGGCTCGCCGACCTGGCGGGCGGCGTCGCCGCGCTGGCGCGGGCCGGCGCCGTGCCGGGGCCCACCACCGCGGCGGTGCTCGACCGGCTCGAGCGCGACGGGCTGCGCGTGCACCGGTACCCCATCGCCGCGGGCCAGGTGGTCCCCTGCGCCGTCTGGCCGGACGACGAGGTCATGGCGGCCGTGCTGGACGTGCGCGCCCTCGGCGGCGCCGAGGGCGCGCGGTTCGACGTGCTGGCCCGCGCCGGCGACGACCCGCCGATCCGGGTCGAGGACGTGCCGCTCGACCGGACCACCGGCACGCTCGTCTGGCTCTCGGTGGCGGCGCTCGAGCGGCGGCGCTCCGCCACGCGCGTGTCGTTCCGGCTGATCCGCGTGTCCGCGGAGGGCGAGGCGGTGGTGGGCGAGTACGGGCTCGCCCACGAGCCCTGGACCGGCCCCTCGTCGCCGCGCTGAGCGGCGCCGGTCCACCCCGGCGGTACGGCGGCGCACCGCGCCCTGGCGCGTTCACCGATAGAGAACGCGCGGCAGCCAGAGCCCGATCTGCGGGAACACGTAGAGCAGCACCAGCGCCAGGATCTGGATGGCCATGAACGGCATCATCCCGGCGAAGATCTGGTTCAGGGTCACGTGCCGCGGCGCGACGCCCTTCAGGTAGAACGCCGCCATGGCCACCGGGGGCGAGAGGAACGCCGTCTGGAGGTTGAGCGCCACCAGGAGGCCGAAGAAGAGCGGATCGATCTGGAAGTGCCCGAGCAGCGGGATGAAGATGGGCATGAAGATCACGATGATCTCGGTCCACTCCAGCGGCCAGCCGAGCAGGAAGATGATCGCCTGCGCCAGCACCATGAACTGGATGGGCGTGAGGTCGAGCCCGAGCACCCACCGCTCGATGAGCCCCTGGCCCCCGAGCAGCGCGAACGCCGCCGAGAAGATCGACGAGCCCACGAACAGCCAGCACACCATGGCCGTGGTCTTCGCGGTCAGGAACACCGACTCCTTCAGCACCGACCACCTGAACTGCCGGTAGGCGCCGGTGAGGACCATCGCGCCGGCGGCGCCGAGCGCGGCCGCCTCGGTCGGCGTGGCCCACCCGAACACGATCGATCCGAGCACGGCGAGGATGAGCGTGGTCAGGGGGAAGAAGCTGGTGAGCAGCATCTTCAGGATCTCGAGCCGCTCGAGCGTGAAGATGCCGTAGTGCACGGCGAGCGCGGCCAGCGCCGCAGCGACCGCGATCCAGAACGCCGCCGGGGCGGGCTTGCGGTCCGCCGGCGCCGCCGGCACCCGCGCCTCCGCGCCGGCCTCGCGGACCTCCTCCACCTTCGCGTCGTCCCCTGCGGTCGGCACCGGCTCGGCCCCGGCCTCCGCCGGAGCGCCGTCGTCCTCGAGCGGCGCGAGCTCCGCCCCCTGGTACGTCTCCTCGGCCGCCGCGTCGCCGTCGCCCACCTCGACGAGGCCGCCGGTGTCCACCACGCGCTCGGCGGTCACGACGCCGTGCACGACGCCGATCCCGGCGGCCAGCGCGGCCGCCGGCAGGAGCGCGGCGGCGAGCTGGCGCCCCGCCCAGCGGCGCCCGACGCCGGGCCGCGGGCGCGCCAGCGCCC encodes:
- a CDS encoding MBL fold metallo-hydrolase is translated as MITNTGSGTRVDEVAAGIFRISTPIPPAAMPGGFSFNQYLVVDEQPLLFHTGPRRLFPLVREAVAAVAPVEGLRWIGFSHYEADECGSLNEWLAAAPQAAPLCGQIAAMVSIADVADRPPRPLADGEALRLGSHEVTWIDTPHLPHGWECGYLFERSTGTLLCGDLFTQPGRADGPAVTTGDILAPSEALRRGLDYFSGTRHLAPLIEKLAARRPTRLACMHGQAWEGDGAALLRALGDALGSSAASP
- a CDS encoding RNA polymerase sigma factor, giving the protein MRWAGTVEAPADAADGALARRAACGDRAAEEALCRRFRPRIHLYGLRHLRDDAAAADLAQDVLLAVIARLRAGAVREPDHLASFVLSTCRQLAGSAVRSERRREALLAAEPLPAPHDPPADPLPRDRLARCLQALAARERAVVVATFYAEQPAEAISRDHALSAGHVRVLRHRALRRLRTCLGLEEAAG
- a CDS encoding TRAP transporter large permease: MRKELWFGLGMMAVIVAITAWIMPAPAQMTGGHLGLLMLSLVVVAIMLGFPTAFTLMGMGVLFAWLAYRFDNPAIATQQTLDLMVQRTYAVMTNDVLISIPLFVFMGYLVERANLIERLFKSLHLAMAFVPGSLAVATLATCALFATATGIVGAVVTLMGLLAFPAMLRSGYDIKLSAGAITAGGCLGILIPPSVMLILYGATAGVSVVQLYAGAFFPGLLLAGLYIAYVVLIARLRPSLAPPATLEERTVTLPEPSRILAGGRRRLAVPALLGALARPRPGVGRRWAGRQLAAALLPAAALAAGIGVVHGVVTAERVVDTGGLVEVGDGDAAAEETYQGAELAPLEDDGAPAEAGAEPVPTAGDDAKVEEVREAGAEARVPAAPADRKPAPAAFWIAVAAALAALAVHYGIFTLERLEILKMLLTSFFPLTTLILAVLGSIVFGWATPTEAAALGAAGAMVLTGAYRQFRWSVLKESVFLTAKTTAMVCWLFVGSSIFSAAFALLGGQGLIERWVLGLDLTPIQFMVLAQAIIFLLGWPLEWTEIIVIFMPIFIPLLGHFQIDPLFFGLLVALNLQTAFLSPPVAMAAFYLKGVAPRHVTLNQIFAGMMPFMAIQILALVLLYVFPQIGLWLPRVLYR
- a CDS encoding anti-sigma factor family protein is translated as MSPGPRCPSWDDLADWWAGDLAPADRDAIEEHLLACEACAGRAGRLADLAGGVAALARAGAVPGPTTAAVLDRLERDGLRVHRYPIAAGQVVPCAVWPDDEVMAAVLDVRALGGAEGARFDVLARAGDDPPIRVEDVPLDRTTGTLVWLSVAALERRRSATRVSFRLIRVSAEGEAVVGEYGLAHEPWTGPSSPR